One genomic segment of Peribacillus sp. FSL H8-0477 includes these proteins:
- a CDS encoding YjcZ family sporulation protein: MFGLCGGYNSCGGGYGGGYSNGYGGGGYSSGGYSSTFVLIVVLFILLVIVGASFC; encoded by the coding sequence ATGTTTGGATTATGTGGAGGATACAACTCTTGCGGCGGTGGATATGGCGGCGGATATAGCAATGGATACGGCGGCGGCGGGTACAGCAGCGGAGGATACAGCAGCACGTTTGTATTAATCGTTGTATTATTTATTTTGTTAGTTATTGTCGGCGCTTCATTCTGCTAA
- a CDS encoding nucleotidyltransferase domain-containing protein, with product MKDIILEELKKIEEENDVKILYACESGSRAWGFPSKDSDYDVRFIYIHKKEYYLTIDPVGIGTKRDVIERPINDLLDISGWDLTKTLRLLRKSNPPLLEWMRSDILYYQAFSTINKMRALEKDTFYPNASLYHYLNMAKNNYREYLQSDLVKIKKYFYVLRPILACKWIEKYNTIPPISFHSLLDDIIPSGELRLEIDQLLKRKIAGDEMDLEPKISLINEFLDTEITKLEVYTKSLNIQVTDPTEKLDRLFLETLDEVWD from the coding sequence ATGAAAGACATAATACTCGAGGAACTGAAAAAAATTGAAGAAGAAAACGATGTGAAAATACTTTACGCCTGTGAATCTGGAAGCCGTGCCTGGGGCTTTCCTTCAAAAGACAGCGATTATGATGTTCGATTCATTTATATCCATAAAAAAGAGTATTACCTAACGATTGACCCAGTTGGGATTGGTACCAAACGAGATGTAATTGAACGACCAATCAATGATTTACTTGATATTAGTGGATGGGATCTAACTAAAACGTTACGCCTTCTACGAAAATCAAATCCGCCTTTATTGGAATGGATGAGATCAGATATCCTTTACTATCAAGCCTTTTCAACCATTAATAAGATGAGAGCACTGGAGAAAGATACTTTCTATCCAAATGCTAGCCTCTATCACTATTTAAATATGGCTAAAAATAATTATCGAGAATATCTACAGTCCGACTTAGTAAAAATAAAAAAATACTTTTATGTGCTTCGTCCTATTCTTGCTTGTAAGTGGATTGAAAAATATAATACGATTCCACCTATCTCCTTCCACTCCCTACTAGATGACATCATTCCATCTGGTGAGCTTAGACTGGAGATTGATCAACTTCTCAAGAGAAAAATAGCCGGTGATGAAATGGATTTAGAACCAAAAATTTCGTTAATTAATGAGTTTTTAGATACAGAAATAACCAAGCTCGAAGTCTATACCAAAAGTTTAAACATACAAGTTACAGACCCCACAGAAAAATTAGATCGTTTGTTTTTAGAGACGTTAGATGAAGTTTGGGATTAA
- a CDS encoding DNA/RNA non-specific endonuclease, with amino-acid sequence MKKKTSFLALLLTIIFMVGCTNVEDASVTDKETDSEDVTAVETNSTNSEIEETINTVEDEPVEEEAPTEQNNDLFSGYKLIEVDGGDLSGYREPNVVVDIGFGDREYWAFTNEYGQLVRVIADEITLQDDRNEPVTSSGRYYSDEAKVPGVESDVLDEGHAIADSLGGVSNAYNITPQNSTLNRHGDQAYMENAIRSAGGATNFESVITYPNTETQIPSHYEYTYTLRGNKIVDSFDNGNPDEVNESLGLTGSKPSKSPSSNEKPSSSNKDGDISSVDTNGNGQVTIKEAKDAGFSMPITSEHWLYSYMIDNDNDGMVGE; translated from the coding sequence ATGAAAAAGAAAACAAGTTTTTTAGCCTTACTTTTAACGATTATCTTTATGGTTGGTTGTACGAACGTAGAGGATGCATCTGTCACAGATAAAGAAACAGATTCAGAAGATGTAACCGCAGTTGAAACAAATTCAACTAATAGCGAAATAGAAGAAACTATCAATACGGTTGAAGATGAGCCAGTTGAGGAAGAAGCACCAACTGAACAAAATAATGACCTGTTCTCGGGATACAAACTTATTGAAGTTGATGGTGGTGATTTGTCTGGATATCGTGAACCTAACGTCGTCGTTGACATTGGCTTTGGGGACCGTGAATATTGGGCATTTACTAATGAATACGGGCAGCTAGTACGTGTCATTGCTGACGAAATTACTTTACAAGATGATCGTAACGAACCTGTAACATCGTCTGGAAGATACTATTCTGATGAGGCGAAAGTTCCAGGAGTGGAAAGCGATGTTTTAGATGAAGGACATGCCATCGCAGATTCTCTCGGTGGGGTATCGAATGCATATAATATTACCCCACAAAATAGTACACTTAACCGCCATGGTGACCAAGCTTATATGGAAAATGCGATACGCAGTGCAGGTGGAGCCACTAATTTTGAGTCGGTTATCACCTATCCAAATACGGAAACGCAGATTCCTTCACATTATGAGTATACCTATACGTTGAGAGGCAACAAGATCGTTGATTCCTTTGACAATGGAAACCCTGACGAAGTAAACGAATCACTCGGTTTAACAGGCAGCAAACCTTCTAAATCACCTAGTTCAAATGAAAAACCATCTAGTTCAAATAAAGACGGTGATATTTCTAGTGTTGATACTAACGGTAATGGACAAGTGACGATTAAAGAAGCAAAAGATGCCGGTTTTAGTATGCCCATAACGAGTGAACATTGGTTATATTCCTATATGATTGATAACGATAATGACGGCATGGTGGGTGAGTAA
- a CDS encoding SMI1/KNR4 family protein has protein sequence MFTKQLLTSLKERLNEKGRLLKTTPEGLNIEVVCTFEEPASPEEISQAEKDFKMKFPDDYKEFLLQHNGASLFSGIEDGEEIGGELWLFSIEEIKEAIEDYNIEKGKFLPIGSVLDQSLAISSEPLKKGSLNYLGIAEIVDHYESVNLNFELFLSRFITTSGENFWEWDSWTADDYYEEDEGY, from the coding sequence ATGTTTACAAAACAATTGTTAACTAGTTTAAAAGAAAGATTAAACGAAAAAGGTAGATTACTTAAAACTACACCTGAAGGTCTAAATATAGAAGTAGTGTGCACGTTTGAAGAACCGGCTTCTCCTGAAGAAATTAGCCAAGCGGAAAAAGACTTTAAGATGAAATTCCCAGATGACTACAAAGAATTCTTGTTGCAACATAATGGTGCTTCTCTTTTTTCGGGAATTGAAGATGGAGAAGAAATTGGTGGAGAACTGTGGTTATTTTCAATAGAAGAGATTAAGGAAGCAATAGAAGACTATAATATCGAAAAGGGTAAATTTTTACCGATAGGTTCAGTGTTGGATCAATCTTTAGCTATTAGTAGTGAGCCACTCAAAAAGGGAAGTTTAAATTATTTAGGGATTGCTGAAATAGTGGATCACTATGAATCGGTTAATTTGAATTTCGAATTATTTTTAAGTCGCTTTATTACCACATCTGGAGAAAACTTTTGGGAATGGGATTCGTGGACTGCTGACGATTATTACGAGGAAGATGAAGGCTATTGA
- a CDS encoding GNAT family N-acetyltransferase, with translation MNIELVTTKKQLEDAYYVRMKVFVEEQLVPEEEEIDQFEDASTHFILYDELQRPAGAGRLRILDRIGKVERICVMPAARSKGAGTIIMNALEEYGTKQDIHTFKLNAQIQAIPFYEKRGYRIVSEEFLDAGIPHKTMIKDM, from the coding sequence TTGAACATAGAACTTGTAACTACTAAAAAACAACTTGAAGATGCTTATTATGTTCGTATGAAAGTTTTTGTTGAGGAGCAGCTTGTTCCTGAGGAAGAAGAAATTGATCAGTTTGAGGATGCTTCTACTCATTTTATTTTATATGATGAACTTCAGCGTCCAGCTGGTGCAGGGCGGCTCCGTATTCTTGATAGAATCGGTAAGGTTGAACGTATCTGCGTGATGCCCGCTGCTCGCAGTAAGGGTGCCGGCACTATTATTATGAATGCTCTTGAAGAATATGGGACTAAACAAGATATCCACACATTCAAGCTAAATGCACAGATTCAAGCGATTCCTTTTTATGAAAAACGCGGATACCGTATCGTTTCAGAAGAATTCCTCGATGCGGGCATTCCTCATAAGACTATGATAAAAGACATGTAA
- a CDS encoding DUF1360 domain-containing protein: MLLKEISWTVITMLGLASFRLTRIIVFDKITSFLRAPFFNEIEETNEDGEIEIYLVPKEKGLKSWIGQLLSCYWCTGIWVSLFIGYVYTLELPIGEFFIIILAIAAIGSLIETIVLHLIG, translated from the coding sequence ATGTTACTGAAAGAAATCAGTTGGACGGTAATTACGATGCTCGGACTAGCGTCATTTAGACTAACTCGAATTATCGTCTTCGATAAGATTACCTCATTCTTACGTGCCCCGTTTTTTAATGAAATAGAAGAAACGAATGAAGATGGAGAGATAGAAATTTATTTAGTTCCGAAGGAGAAAGGACTTAAAAGCTGGATTGGGCAGCTCTTGAGCTGTTATTGGTGTACAGGTATTTGGGTCAGTCTATTTATAGGTTATGTATATACGTTAGAGCTCCCAATAGGAGAATTCTTTATTATTATTCTGGCAATTGCTGCAATAGGTTCCCTTATAGAAACAATCGTGTTACATCTCATAGGCTAG
- a CDS encoding ATP-dependent helicase, translating to MKAAKSENRLIKLDSISPDELQILFEKGKRGNLLCPACHSPVKLYVGIHEEPHFYHAAPNVPVCNTLQWESSPSSPSTETVEYREQNGFRIPISRTITEEKPVQQNFLTSKEVSGSPDFEKKLVKPSTIDNPYFNELARCGVILDSQQLTAASTIEGPLLVLSGAGSGKTRVLTVRTAFMLTEKKIDPRSIMLVTFTSKAAAEMKQRLLSYPGITPMIASQLVSGTFHSIFYKILIFHQPDQWQRDRLLKWEWERSKILKNAGREIGLDEKEFAYDQALQQIGLWKNSLLFPKDIKPKDEFETSCLSLYKSYEDYKTQTDRYDFDDMLVGCYLLFRDYPELLARYQERFHYFLVDEFQDINAVQYELIKLLSANTQNVCAVGDDDQSIYSFRGSDPSYILHFEGDFPQAKVIKLTENYRSSHKIVSTANRMIKRNKQRRAKAMQAQHDNGNPPVLFYPYDEEIEATMIVTDIQEKIRQGAQPGDFAILYRTHSMSRAIFERLAASSLPFVIERDAESFYERKIVKSMLAYMRLALDPEDPKPVSSILSSLFLKQSALQEMKAQTILQDCDFINAFSHVKTGHAFQERKLKTLPEKIRSLSGLSPSVALEFIEKDLGFTDYVKKRGDEVSVDKGSDDIRDLKVAARRFETISSFIEHADHMAAMVKEVKQLSKHFQDAIQLTTIHRSKGLEYKSVYLLSAVDGSLPHDFSLEAYRKGETAPLEEERRLMYVAATRAKQELYISVPQTRRGKTAHPSRFLNL from the coding sequence ATGAAAGCAGCAAAATCAGAAAATAGACTTATAAAACTAGACAGTATTTCACCTGATGAACTGCAAATCCTTTTTGAAAAGGGAAAGCGTGGGAATCTGTTATGTCCTGCTTGCCATTCACCAGTCAAATTATATGTAGGTATACACGAAGAGCCGCATTTTTATCATGCAGCTCCAAATGTACCCGTATGCAATACCCTGCAATGGGAATCCAGCCCGAGTTCTCCCTCTACTGAAACAGTAGAGTATCGTGAACAAAATGGGTTTCGTATTCCTATCTCTCGTACCATTACAGAAGAAAAACCTGTCCAGCAAAACTTCCTTACATCCAAAGAAGTCAGCGGTAGTCCTGATTTTGAAAAGAAACTTGTAAAACCTTCAACAATTGATAATCCTTACTTCAATGAATTAGCCAGATGCGGTGTCATCCTTGATAGTCAGCAGCTTACTGCAGCATCGACAATTGAGGGGCCATTACTCGTTCTCTCTGGCGCTGGAAGCGGAAAAACAAGGGTATTAACGGTTCGGACAGCTTTTATGCTGACGGAAAAAAAGATTGATCCGCGAAGTATTATGCTTGTCACGTTTACCTCCAAAGCAGCCGCTGAAATGAAACAACGTCTGCTAAGTTATCCAGGAATCACGCCGATGATTGCTTCGCAGCTTGTCAGCGGGACTTTTCATAGTATTTTCTATAAAATCCTGATCTTCCATCAACCAGATCAATGGCAGCGGGATCGTCTCTTGAAGTGGGAGTGGGAGAGGTCAAAGATTCTTAAAAACGCGGGGCGGGAAATAGGATTAGATGAAAAAGAATTTGCTTATGACCAAGCGTTACAGCAAATCGGATTATGGAAAAATTCACTTCTATTCCCTAAGGATATTAAACCAAAGGACGAGTTTGAAACATCTTGTCTATCATTATATAAAAGCTACGAAGACTATAAAACTCAAACCGATCGCTATGATTTTGACGATATGCTGGTAGGCTGTTATTTACTTTTCCGTGACTACCCAGAGCTATTAGCCAGATATCAAGAACGCTTTCACTATTTTTTAGTCGACGAGTTTCAAGATATTAATGCTGTACAATATGAATTAATTAAACTCTTATCAGCCAATACACAAAATGTGTGTGCGGTTGGTGACGACGATCAGTCCATCTATTCCTTCCGTGGAAGTGACCCTTCATACATTCTCCATTTTGAAGGGGACTTTCCACAAGCAAAGGTCATTAAACTGACAGAGAACTATCGTTCGTCACATAAAATCGTCTCGACAGCTAACCGGATGATTAAGCGCAATAAACAACGCCGTGCCAAAGCCATGCAAGCACAGCATGATAACGGAAACCCGCCTGTTTTGTTTTATCCTTATGATGAGGAAATTGAAGCGACCATGATTGTGACCGATATCCAAGAAAAAATCAGACAAGGTGCTCAACCAGGTGATTTTGCTATTCTATACCGCACTCATTCCATGTCACGAGCTATTTTTGAGCGGCTGGCAGCTTCTAGTCTTCCGTTTGTAATTGAACGAGATGCCGAGAGCTTTTATGAACGTAAAATAGTCAAAAGCATGCTCGCTTATATGCGGCTGGCGCTTGATCCTGAAGATCCAAAACCAGTGAGTTCAATATTATCTTCCCTGTTTTTAAAACAAAGTGCTTTACAAGAAATGAAAGCACAAACAATCTTACAAGATTGTGATTTTATTAATGCCTTTTCACATGTTAAAACAGGACATGCCTTTCAGGAGAGAAAGCTAAAAACATTACCTGAAAAAATTCGATCTTTATCCGGCTTGTCCCCTTCTGTTGCACTTGAATTTATTGAAAAGGATCTTGGCTTTACAGATTACGTAAAAAAACGCGGTGATGAAGTCAGTGTGGATAAAGGTTCTGACGACATCCGAGATTTAAAAGTAGCCGCAAGACGCTTTGAAACCATTAGCTCATTCATTGAACATGCGGACCATATGGCTGCTATGGTGAAGGAAGTCAAGCAGCTCTCCAAGCATTTCCAAGACGCGATTCAACTGACGACCATCCATCGTTCAAAAGGTTTAGAATACAAATCAGTTTACTTGTTATCCGCTGTAGACGGCAGCTTACCGCATGACTTCTCACTCGAAGCATACCGTAAAGGTGAAACCGCTCCACTAGAAGAAGAACGACGACTCATGTACGTAGCCGCCACACGAGCCAAACAGGAACTCTATATCTCCGTACCACAAACAAGAAGAGGAAAAACAGCACACCCATCAAGATTCTTGAACTTGTAA
- a CDS encoding GerAB/ArcD/ProY family transporter, which yields MNNQPKVSLLQISLLIITAIGLKNHVTVIPHLLGAAKRDSWVSVGIALGFILCWCFLLSYIHRKTINQNIFQFVEQHTGKVFGRTFSIMVSLVFVLLAAVTLKEFISWTKVSYLPITPILFSVILFTILCFLLSITNIQTIVILNTFVLTAVVVFGFFVAFANIQYKDHTLLKPILEHGFKPVLSGTIYPLSGLIEIIALLFIQQKVHGKMTIKLFLINSVILAGLIIGPLIGSLTEFGPYEAARQKYPAFEQWGLVSLGRFIEHLDFLSIYQWITGAFIRISFFLFLSAEAFTFKSNKKKIILLAGFSLFLIITNLIPMSDITFYSFIRSFLMPFTFWFFLAISLILGIIAALANKKSRRSQYVQENKKETYNSK from the coding sequence ATGAATAACCAGCCTAAAGTTTCACTCTTACAAATATCACTCCTGATTATTACGGCGATTGGTTTGAAGAATCATGTTACCGTTATCCCGCATTTATTAGGTGCTGCTAAAAGGGATAGCTGGGTATCTGTCGGAATCGCGCTTGGTTTTATTCTGTGTTGGTGTTTTTTACTTTCCTATATCCATAGAAAAACCATCAATCAAAATATCTTTCAGTTTGTTGAACAACATACAGGCAAAGTATTTGGCCGGACCTTTTCCATAATGGTTAGTTTGGTATTTGTGTTACTCGCTGCAGTCACTCTTAAAGAGTTTATTTCATGGACAAAAGTATCGTATCTGCCGATTACCCCAATATTATTCAGTGTCATCTTATTTACCATTCTTTGTTTTTTACTGTCGATAACCAATATACAAACCATCGTTATTCTAAATACATTTGTCCTGACAGCAGTCGTTGTTTTCGGTTTTTTTGTGGCCTTCGCCAATATCCAATACAAAGATCACACCCTTTTAAAACCGATTTTAGAGCATGGATTTAAACCAGTACTTTCAGGGACTATTTACCCTTTATCCGGACTAATAGAAATTATTGCTCTTCTTTTCATCCAACAAAAAGTACATGGAAAAATGACCATCAAACTTTTTCTGATTAATAGTGTTATCTTAGCCGGGCTCATCATAGGACCTTTGATTGGATCCCTGACTGAGTTTGGACCTTATGAGGCAGCACGTCAAAAATACCCTGCCTTTGAACAATGGGGACTCGTTTCATTAGGAAGATTTATTGAGCATCTTGACTTTCTGTCCATCTACCAATGGATAACTGGAGCCTTTATTAGGATTTCATTTTTTTTATTTCTGTCAGCCGAAGCCTTTACCTTTAAAAGCAATAAGAAAAAAATAATCCTACTAGCAGGCTTTTCACTTTTTTTGATTATTACTAACCTTATTCCAATGAGCGATATCACCTTTTATTCATTTATCCGTTCATTCTTAATGCCTTTTACGTTTTGGTTTTTCCTTGCCATCTCCCTTATTCTAGGCATCATTGCCGCTTTAGCTAACAAGAAAAGCAGGAGGAGTCAATATGTTCAAGAGAACAAAAAAGAGACCTACAATTCCAAGTAA
- a CDS encoding 2'-5' RNA ligase family protein translates to MKYGIAIFPSKTLQDKANSYRKRYDTNYSLIAPHVTIKAAFEASDAEIKNIEQKIEDVVTHFNPMVLKVLKASTFQPVSNTIYFKVEPSIELEGLYNAFNQEEFAGAPSPYNFVPHITIGQNLSINEHSDVLGQLSMLDLTHQEVITEIQLMKQNEQGTWNVYKTYKLGKE, encoded by the coding sequence ATGAAATATGGTATCGCTATTTTTCCTTCTAAGACACTACAGGATAAAGCAAATTCATATCGAAAACGGTATGATACGAATTATTCCTTGATTGCGCCTCATGTTACAATTAAAGCGGCTTTTGAAGCGTCAGATGCTGAAATTAAAAACATTGAACAGAAAATCGAGGATGTTGTTACGCATTTCAACCCTATGGTGCTTAAGGTTCTTAAAGCGAGCACGTTTCAACCAGTCTCAAATACCATCTATTTTAAGGTTGAACCTTCAATAGAACTTGAGGGATTGTACAATGCATTCAATCAAGAAGAGTTTGCTGGAGCACCTTCGCCTTATAATTTTGTCCCGCATATCACGATCGGTCAGAATCTATCGATTAATGAGCATTCTGATGTTCTAGGTCAGTTAAGCATGCTTGATTTAACCCATCAGGAAGTTATTACTGAAATTCAATTAATGAAACAAAATGAACAAGGCACTTGGAACGTTTATAAAACGTACAAGCTTGGAAAGGAATAA
- a CDS encoding spore coat protein has protein sequence MNQEVYRSNRNHCESSSSESSSCREESRKECRQEKRWSALDSDDRHPLSAFCRNEDNNIDQRAVQGNSEFQLSEELIFIKDSCDVTVTSVDLKAALSLQAAIQAAIAVIISISIADGQDSSSITQELLQTSKISQITRQKTIVENSRDIEIRTTDAQIAINIQLLLQLLLAIIVEVDVL, from the coding sequence ATGAATCAAGAGGTGTATAGAAGCAATAGAAATCATTGTGAGAGCAGCAGCAGCGAAAGCAGCAGCTGTAGAGAGGAAAGCAGAAAGGAATGTCGCCAAGAAAAAAGGTGGTCTGCTCTAGATTCAGACGATCGTCACCCATTATCCGCATTTTGCCGTAACGAAGATAATAACATCGATCAAAGAGCTGTTCAAGGTAATTCAGAATTCCAATTATCTGAAGAGTTAATTTTCATCAAAGATTCTTGTGATGTAACGGTTACTTCAGTTGATTTAAAAGCAGCACTTTCTTTACAAGCTGCCATTCAAGCTGCGATTGCTGTCATTATCAGCATTTCAATTGCTGACGGCCAGGATTCTTCTTCAATCACACAAGAATTGCTGCAAACGTCTAAAATCAGCCAGATTACACGCCAAAAAACAATTGTTGAAAACAGCCGTGATATTGAAATCAGAACGACTGATGCTCAAATCGCTATCAATATCCAGCTTTTACTTCAATTGCTTCTTGCGATTATTGTGGAAGTTGACGTTCTGTAA
- a CDS encoding stage VI sporulation protein F, translating to MDNKFFKNMENKTGVNMKDVFELASSLQGANFKDEATVRNVIKRVSQIANKPVNKETEDKIVQSIVKDGNKLDFGTLAEMLNKK from the coding sequence ATGGATAACAAATTCTTTAAAAATATGGAAAACAAGACTGGCGTCAATATGAAAGATGTATTTGAATTGGCAAGTTCTCTGCAAGGGGCAAATTTTAAGGATGAAGCGACCGTACGGAACGTCATAAAACGGGTATCCCAGATTGCCAATAAACCAGTTAACAAAGAAACAGAAGATAAAATCGTCCAATCAATCGTAAAAGATGGGAACAAACTCGACTTCGGAACGCTTGCTGAAATGCTAAATAAAAAATAA
- a CDS encoding alpha/beta hydrolase — MNEAKSTIKEYRFTSKALGEDLELLVYLPANFSPLYKYSLLIAQDGRDYFQLGRMGRVADELLASGEMENVIIVGVPYQNRYDRWNKYHPDGDQNKNYIRFLAHELLPFLEEEFPVYHMGLGRALIGDSLGATVSLMTSLQYPHTFGKCILQSPLVNETVINAVRDFEAPHLLEIYHVIGTGETEVPSSTDDTVSDFLKPNQELSALMKEKGFSYFYDEFEGTHTWKFWQKDLKRALKEMF, encoded by the coding sequence ATGAATGAAGCTAAGAGCACCATTAAGGAATATAGGTTTACCAGTAAGGCTTTAGGGGAAGATTTAGAATTGCTTGTCTATTTACCAGCTAACTTTTCTCCTCTATATAAATACTCACTGCTTATTGCTCAGGATGGTCGGGATTATTTTCAACTCGGGAGAATGGGGAGAGTAGCGGATGAGCTGCTTGCCAGTGGGGAAATGGAGAATGTTATCATAGTGGGTGTTCCTTATCAAAATCGCTATGACCGCTGGAATAAGTATCATCCAGATGGGGATCAAAATAAGAACTACATACGTTTTCTCGCCCACGAGCTTCTTCCTTTTCTTGAAGAAGAGTTTCCGGTTTACCATATGGGATTGGGCCGTGCGTTAATCGGTGATTCACTTGGGGCTACAGTCTCACTCATGACATCACTTCAATATCCACATACATTTGGTAAGTGTATTTTACAGTCACCACTTGTAAATGAAACAGTTATCAATGCAGTAAGGGATTTTGAGGCACCTCATTTGCTTGAAATTTATCATGTTATCGGTACTGGAGAAACGGAAGTCCCCTCCTCTACCGACGATACAGTTTCCGACTTTCTCAAGCCGAACCAAGAATTAAGTGCATTGATGAAAGAAAAAGGCTTTTCTTATTTTTATGATGAGTTTGAAGGTACACATACCTGGAAGTTCTGGCAAAAGGATCTTAAACGGGCGTTAAAGGAAATGTTTTAA